The following are encoded together in the Erwinia sp. E602 genome:
- a CDS encoding glycoside hydrolase family 1 protein, with translation MIYQQPSPFPAGFLWGASTSAYQVEGAWNEDGKSASVIDMYQHSADTADFTVASDHYHRCIEDVRLFAELGLKAYRFSIAWTRIIPGGTGEVNPAGVAFYRRLIDELNRHGIEPIATLYHFDLPWCLQQQGGWENRATIDAFVDYARTLFSLFGDSVRHWLTINEQNTLILHPGAVGLPPGGVPPTAKSLWQQNHHMMLAQAQVMALCHRMLPAAKIGPAINTTSMYPEHCKPEDAIAAHNWETLRGWSFLDLAVHGRYNMLHWRYLTDRGLAPDMAEGDAAILLQGKPDYVAINYYSTATIAASRGDASDVSARAGDQQIMLGEPGVYRAAENPFVGKTRYGWVVDPVGLRLTLRKTYERYHLPILITENGIGAPDELQADGTIADDYRIDFLRQHIQQVQLALADGVPVMGYCPWSAIDVVSTHQGYGKRYGFVYVNRGEHDLKDLRRIRKQSFGWYQRVIASNGQTL, from the coding sequence ATGATCTATCAACAACCGTCGCCGTTTCCGGCAGGCTTTTTATGGGGTGCCTCCACTTCAGCGTATCAGGTGGAGGGGGCGTGGAATGAAGACGGCAAAAGCGCGTCTGTGATTGACATGTACCAGCATTCAGCCGACACCGCAGACTTTACCGTCGCCAGCGACCACTACCACCGCTGCATTGAGGATGTACGGCTGTTTGCCGAACTCGGACTGAAAGCCTACCGCTTCTCCATCGCCTGGACGCGGATCATTCCCGGCGGCACCGGCGAGGTGAACCCGGCCGGAGTGGCGTTTTACCGGCGGCTGATCGACGAGCTTAACCGCCACGGCATTGAGCCGATCGCCACGCTGTATCACTTTGATCTGCCCTGGTGCCTGCAGCAGCAGGGCGGCTGGGAGAACCGGGCAACCATCGACGCCTTTGTTGACTACGCGCGCACGCTGTTCAGCCTGTTTGGCGACAGCGTGCGCCACTGGCTGACCATCAACGAGCAGAATACGCTGATCCTGCACCCCGGCGCCGTCGGCCTGCCGCCGGGCGGGGTGCCACCGACGGCGAAATCGCTGTGGCAGCAGAACCACCATATGATGCTGGCGCAGGCGCAGGTAATGGCACTGTGCCACCGGATGCTGCCGGCGGCGAAGATCGGCCCGGCGATTAACACCACCTCAATGTATCCGGAACACTGTAAGCCGGAAGATGCCATCGCCGCGCATAACTGGGAAACGTTGCGCGGCTGGAGCTTCCTCGACCTGGCGGTGCACGGGCGTTATAACATGCTGCACTGGCGCTACCTTACCGATCGCGGCCTTGCCCCGGACATGGCCGAGGGGGATGCGGCGATCCTGCTGCAGGGCAAGCCGGACTATGTCGCCATCAACTACTACTCGACGGCGACCATTGCCGCCAGCCGCGGCGATGCGTCAGACGTCAGCGCACGCGCCGGGGATCAGCAGATCATGCTGGGGGAGCCGGGGGTGTACCGCGCGGCGGAGAATCCGTTCGTCGGCAAAACCCGCTACGGCTGGGTGGTTGACCCGGTCGGGCTGCGCCTGACGCTGCGCAAGACGTACGAGCGTTATCATCTGCCGATCCTGATCACGGAAAACGGCATCGGTGCGCCGGATGAACTGCAGGCTGACGGAACCATCGCCGATGATTACCGCATCGACTTTCTGCGCCAGCATATTCAGCAGGTGCAGCTGGCGCTGGCGGACGGCGTGCCGGTGATGGGCTACTGCCCGTGGTCAGCGATCGATGTGGTCAGCACCCATCAGGGGTACGGTAAACGCTACGGCTTTGTTTACGTTAACCGCGGCGAGCATGACCTGAAGGATCTGCGGCGCATCCGCAAGCAGAGTTTCGGCTGGTATCAGCGGGTGATTGCCAGCAACGGTCAGACCTTGTAA
- a CDS encoding glucose PTS transporter subunit IIA yields MNYKQLGHDIIALCGGKANIIRLTHCATRLRLEFSDRSQVQDKAIEQLPGVIGVVESGGQFQIVIGNQVQQTYRTMLDAGSGTAGVKPVASASKGGVFSQIISVISTTFTPVIPAITGAGMIKALLAILKLSGLITAASTTYQLLDTIADAAFFFLPVLLAYGAAIKFACNPILAMTIAGALLHPNLAQMLAKGGEITFIGIDVRLADYAGSVLPIIFTVWIMSWVERFAERVSPSMITFFTKPMIVLLVTAPLALVAIGPFGILLNDLVATGAAAIDGRASWLIPMLMGGLQPFLVITGTAWAMTPIATMQLSRQGFETINGPGMLASNIAQGAATLCVALKTKNKDLKQLASSAGFTALLGITEPSLYGVTLKLKRPLIAAMIGGGCAGIYAGLSGVVRYAFVSPGLAALPAFIGENPMNIVHALITCLIAIVVTFALTWVLGFDDPQPVADAPQQDAAETARQGEATRAAQAAGVTAAQAAGVNGLASQPVKASMMGTVQARATCASVQSLPDSGEGATLATASCSSAVQTPQANALRSETLLSPLSGRVLPLSAVPDDVFSLGLLGQGVAIEPDRGVLVSPVAGEVMTFLPSKHAVGIRSDGGAEVLIHIGIDTVNLNGEHFTSSLQVGDRVSVGEVLVTFDIAAIAAAGYPLITPVLVVNSEDYQSVTAVTAVTASGQVETGAALLALSARSGEKTA; encoded by the coding sequence ATGAATTATAAACAGCTCGGCCACGACATTATCGCGCTGTGCGGCGGTAAGGCGAATATTATCAGGTTAACGCACTGCGCCACGCGCCTGCGTCTTGAATTCAGCGACCGCAGTCAGGTACAGGACAAAGCGATAGAGCAGCTGCCTGGGGTGATCGGGGTGGTGGAGAGCGGCGGCCAGTTTCAGATTGTGATCGGCAACCAGGTACAGCAAACCTACCGCACCATGCTGGATGCCGGCAGCGGCACAGCCGGCGTGAAGCCGGTGGCCAGCGCCAGCAAAGGCGGGGTGTTCAGCCAGATTATCAGCGTGATCTCCACCACCTTTACCCCGGTGATCCCGGCGATTACCGGGGCCGGGATGATCAAAGCGCTGCTGGCGATCCTCAAACTGAGCGGGCTGATTACCGCCGCCAGTACCACCTATCAGCTGCTGGATACCATTGCCGATGCCGCGTTTTTCTTCCTGCCGGTACTGCTGGCTTACGGCGCGGCGATCAAATTCGCCTGTAACCCAATCCTGGCGATGACCATAGCCGGGGCACTGCTGCACCCGAACCTGGCGCAGATGCTGGCGAAGGGCGGTGAGATTACCTTTATCGGTATCGACGTACGGCTGGCCGACTATGCCGGTTCGGTACTGCCGATCATCTTCACCGTGTGGATTATGTCGTGGGTGGAACGGTTCGCCGAGCGGGTGTCGCCGTCGATGATCACCTTCTTTACCAAACCGATGATCGTGCTGCTGGTTACCGCACCGCTGGCGCTGGTGGCAATCGGGCCGTTTGGCATTCTGCTTAACGACCTGGTGGCCACCGGCGCGGCGGCGATCGATGGCCGTGCCAGCTGGCTGATTCCGATGCTGATGGGCGGGCTGCAGCCGTTCCTGGTGATCACCGGCACGGCGTGGGCGATGACGCCGATTGCCACCATGCAGCTGAGCCGCCAGGGCTTTGAAACCATCAACGGTCCGGGGATGCTGGCGTCAAACATTGCCCAGGGTGCCGCTACCCTGTGCGTGGCGCTGAAAACCAAAAACAAAGATCTGAAGCAGCTGGCGTCGTCCGCCGGTTTTACCGCGCTGCTGGGGATCACCGAGCCTTCGCTGTACGGGGTGACGCTGAAGCTGAAACGACCGCTGATTGCCGCAATGATCGGCGGCGGCTGCGCCGGGATTTACGCCGGACTGAGCGGCGTAGTGCGTTACGCCTTTGTCTCACCGGGGCTGGCGGCGCTGCCGGCCTTTATCGGGGAAAATCCGATGAACATCGTCCACGCGCTGATCACCTGTCTGATTGCCATCGTGGTCACATTTGCGCTGACCTGGGTGCTCGGTTTTGACGATCCGCAGCCGGTTGCGGATGCACCACAACAGGATGCGGCAGAGACTGCGCGTCAGGGCGAAGCTACCCGCGCAGCGCAGGCTGCTGGCGTGACCGCTGCTCAGGCCGCGGGCGTTAATGGCTTAGCCAGCCAACCCGTGAAGGCCAGTATGATGGGCACCGTCCAGGCCCGGGCAACTTGTGCTTCAGTGCAGTCGTTGCCGGACAGCGGTGAGGGCGCCACGTTGGCAACTGCGTCCTGTAGTAGTGCGGTTCAGACACCGCAGGCCAATGCCCTGCGCAGCGAAACCCTGCTCAGCCCGTTAAGCGGACGGGTGCTGCCGCTGTCGGCGGTGCCGGATGACGTGTTCTCCCTTGGTCTGCTCGGCCAGGGCGTGGCGATCGAACCGGATCGCGGCGTGCTGGTCTCGCCGGTGGCGGGTGAGGTGATGACCTTCCTGCCGTCAAAACACGCGGTGGGCATCAGGTCTGACGGCGGGGCGGAAGTGCTGATCCATATCGGCATCGATACCGTTAATCTTAACGGTGAACACTTTACCTCGTCACTGCAGGTGGGCGATCGGGTCAGCGTCGGTGAGGTGCTGGTCACCTTCGATATCGCGGCGATCGCGGCGGCTGGCTATCCGCTGATAACGCCGGTGCTGGTGGTTAACAGTGAAGATTATCAGTCCGTCACTGCCGTCACTGCCGTCACCGCCAGCGGTCAGGTGGAGACCGGTGCAGCGCTGCTGGCGCTGAGCGCCCGGTCAGGGGAGAAAACAGCATGA
- a CDS encoding ABC transporter substrate-binding protein: MRKPFPLSLALCLPLLLSTSLSARADTLSDITSRGSLNCGVYSDTPPFSSPDPKTRELAGMDVDLCHALAKQLGVKANLMPVSVEARIAILTTGRADVLIANLAYTKSRARQIAYSDPYYIAKEVLVVKEANAAKTPADFKDKRLSSTKGSTSEQAIRLAGARPVTFQDTASAYLALQQNKSLGFVTNGMTALQMVNRAGADGVKLAIIKEPMALEPVAVGMKKDDDALLKKVNESLATMEKDGEIDAIWQRWLGPQTEYKMVREEKVQPLSGLKFEALE, translated from the coding sequence ATGAGAAAACCTTTTCCGCTGTCACTGGCACTCTGTTTGCCATTACTGCTGAGCACCAGTCTCTCCGCCCGTGCGGACACCTTAAGCGACATCACCAGCCGTGGATCGCTGAACTGTGGCGTTTACAGCGACACGCCGCCGTTCTCCTCACCGGATCCGAAAACCCGCGAACTGGCGGGCATGGATGTTGACCTCTGCCACGCGCTGGCAAAGCAGCTGGGCGTAAAAGCTAACCTGATGCCGGTGTCGGTTGAGGCGCGCATCGCCATTCTGACCACCGGACGTGCTGACGTACTGATCGCCAACCTCGCTTACACCAAAAGCCGCGCGCGGCAGATCGCCTACAGCGACCCGTACTATATCGCCAAAGAGGTGCTGGTCGTTAAGGAGGCCAACGCGGCGAAAACCCCGGCAGATTTCAAAGACAAACGCCTCAGCTCGACGAAAGGCTCCACCTCAGAGCAGGCAATCCGCCTGGCCGGTGCCCGCCCGGTGACCTTCCAGGACACTGCCTCCGCCTACCTGGCGCTGCAGCAGAATAAGTCGCTGGGCTTTGTCACCAACGGGATGACCGCGCTGCAGATGGTTAACCGCGCCGGTGCCGACGGCGTGAAGCTGGCGATTATCAAAGAGCCGATGGCGCTGGAGCCGGTGGCGGTGGGGATGAAAAAGGATGACGACGCGCTGCTGAAAAAGGTCAACGAAAGTCTGGCGACGATGGAGAAGGACGGCGAGATCGACGCCATCTGGCAGCGCTGGCTGGGGCCGCAAACCGAATACAAAATGGTGCGTGAAGAGAAGGTGCAGCCGCTCAGCGGGCTGAAGTTTGAAGCGCTGGAATAA
- a CDS encoding amino acid ABC transporter ATP-binding protein has translation MNPIIRFNQVNKWYGAYHALADLNAEVNSGEVVVVCGPSGSGKSTLIRTVNRLEPIQEGQIVFDGQDIHGSSTQQNQLRSRIGFVFQSFNLFPHLSVLDNIMISPVKVLGVRKAEAKQQALALLDRVGLAHKANAWPAQLSGGQQQRVAIARALAMKPPVMLFDEPTSALDPEMVGEVLSVMRSLANEGMTMMCVTHEMNFAREVADTIWFMDEGKILEKAQPQSFFTQPQHPRAQRFLTDLRQH, from the coding sequence ATGAATCCGATTATTCGCTTTAACCAGGTGAACAAATGGTACGGTGCCTATCACGCGCTTGCCGATCTCAATGCGGAAGTGAACAGCGGCGAGGTGGTGGTGGTGTGCGGGCCGTCCGGTTCCGGCAAATCGACGCTGATCCGCACCGTTAACCGGCTGGAGCCGATCCAGGAAGGGCAGATCGTCTTTGACGGCCAGGACATTCACGGCAGCAGCACCCAGCAGAACCAGTTGCGATCGCGCATCGGTTTTGTGTTTCAGAGCTTTAACCTGTTCCCGCACCTGTCGGTGCTGGACAACATCATGATCTCGCCAGTCAAAGTGCTGGGCGTGCGCAAAGCCGAGGCGAAGCAGCAGGCGCTGGCGCTACTGGATCGCGTCGGGCTGGCGCACAAGGCTAACGCGTGGCCGGCACAGCTCTCCGGCGGCCAGCAGCAGCGCGTGGCGATTGCCCGCGCGCTTGCGATGAAACCGCCGGTGATGCTGTTCGACGAGCCGACCTCGGCGCTTGACCCGGAGATGGTCGGCGAAGTGCTGAGCGTGATGCGCAGCCTGGCGAACGAAGGTATGACCATGATGTGCGTTACCCATGAGATGAATTTTGCCCGTGAAGTCGCCGACACCATCTGGTTTATGGATGAAGGCAAAATACTGGAGAAAGCCCAGCCGCAGAGCTTCTTCACCCAGCCGCAGCACCCGCGTGCGCAGCGTTTCCTCACTGACCTGCGTCAGCATTAA
- a CDS encoding amino acid ABC transporter permease, translating into MSEMLTILQQNGMLFLMGQYPNGPLGGVLCTLLVSLSAIVLALPVGVLLGMARISPFRILRWPATAWVYVLRGVPLLMVVFWTYFCVPLVLGHTLSGFGTMLCTLVVYESAYIAEIVRAGIQALPKGQYEASRALGMSYTRTFRQVILPQALFNMLPSLVSQLVSIIKDSTLGYVINVPELTYAANQVNNQLLTKPFQVFAIVAISYYIICFSLTWFAGWLERRINARRNRAEQAAVPQRSVSLATKSAIEE; encoded by the coding sequence ATGAGTGAAATGCTGACGATTTTACAGCAGAACGGCATGCTGTTCCTGATGGGGCAGTACCCCAACGGCCCGCTGGGCGGAGTGCTCTGTACGCTGCTGGTGTCGCTGTCGGCGATTGTGCTGGCGCTGCCGGTGGGCGTGCTGCTCGGTATGGCCCGTATCTCGCCGTTCCGCATTCTGCGCTGGCCGGCCACCGCCTGGGTTTACGTGCTGCGCGGCGTGCCGCTGCTGATGGTGGTGTTCTGGACCTACTTCTGCGTGCCGCTGGTGCTGGGGCACACGCTGAGCGGCTTCGGCACCATGCTCTGCACGCTGGTGGTGTATGAGAGCGCCTATATTGCCGAAATCGTGCGTGCCGGTATTCAGGCGCTGCCGAAAGGGCAGTACGAAGCCTCCCGTGCGCTGGGCATGAGCTACACCCGCACCTTCCGGCAGGTGATCCTGCCGCAGGCGCTGTTCAATATGCTGCCAAGCCTGGTCAGCCAGCTGGTCTCCATCATCAAGGACAGTACCCTCGGCTACGTGATCAACGTGCCGGAGCTGACCTATGCCGCCAACCAGGTCAACAACCAGCTGCTGACCAAGCCGTTTCAGGTGTTCGCCATTGTCGCCATCAGTTACTACATCATCTGCTTCAGCCTGACCTGGTTCGCCGGCTGGCTGGAACGACGCATCAATGCCAGGCGCAACCGGGCTGAGCAGGCCGCCGTGCCGCAGCGCAGTGTCTCACTGGCAACCAAATCCGCTATCGAGGAGTAA
- a CDS encoding amino acid ABC transporter permease yields the protein MNGSLDFSVILHGQYGHMILDGMWLTLQLAVGAWLLAMVLAMVLVVIRLTRVRPLEWLVAAWVSYHRNVPTLIQLMMWYFAIPTLLPESVQMWLNEFNAEFLFSLVALGMCQSAYFSEDIRSGLRATPDGQSEAARALGMSYVQSMRLIILPQGVRNALPALINHTVLLFKNTSLAMVIGVADLTYVTREIENYTFRTFEAYLVSTFCYLVFSLLLMAAGALLAQRFHRVTAR from the coding sequence ATGAACGGTTCACTCGATTTTAGCGTCATTCTGCACGGCCAGTACGGGCATATGATCCTTGACGGCATGTGGCTGACGCTGCAGCTGGCGGTGGGTGCCTGGCTGCTGGCGATGGTGCTGGCGATGGTGCTGGTGGTGATCCGCCTGACCAGAGTGCGGCCACTGGAGTGGCTGGTGGCGGCCTGGGTCTCTTACCACCGCAACGTGCCGACCCTGATCCAGCTGATGATGTGGTATTTCGCCATCCCCACGCTGCTGCCGGAGTCGGTGCAGATGTGGCTGAACGAGTTCAACGCCGAGTTCCTGTTCTCGCTGGTGGCGCTGGGCATGTGCCAGTCGGCCTACTTCTCGGAGGATATCCGCAGCGGCCTGCGCGCCACGCCGGACGGGCAGAGCGAGGCGGCACGCGCGCTGGGCATGAGCTACGTGCAGTCAATGCGGCTGATTATTCTGCCGCAGGGGGTGCGCAACGCGCTGCCGGCCCTGATTAACCACACCGTGCTGCTGTTTAAAAATACCAGCCTGGCGATGGTGATAGGCGTTGCCGACCTGACCTACGTGACCCGGGAAATCGAGAACTACACCTTCCGCACCTTCGAAGCGTATCTGGTCTCGACGTTCTGTTACCTGGTCTTCTCCCTGCTGCTGATGGCCGCAGGCGCGCTGCTGGCGCAGCGTTTCCACCGTGTCACTGCGAGGTAG
- a CDS encoding SDR family oxidoreductase, with amino-acid sequence MPFADYKTALVTGASAGMGEAIVERLCQEGIVVHAVARRHNELEQLAARTGCIPHAIDVSDVAALTELCQNLEIDILVNNAGVSHPGSILQSEAQHIETQVDVNLRAVLHLCRLLVPGMVDRDRGHVINITSIAAIYNFGGNSIYHATKAGVHALSRQLRVDCYGKRVRITEVCPGRVATDIFGNVSGDKEGARKQFIDGFELPTAKDIADTVAFAIAAPVAVNIGNIEITPTLQVPGGLSIMRPGDAPR; translated from the coding sequence ATGCCGTTTGCAGATTATAAAACCGCGCTGGTTACCGGTGCTTCAGCCGGAATGGGTGAAGCGATCGTTGAGCGTTTGTGCCAGGAAGGGATCGTCGTTCATGCCGTGGCGCGTCGCCACAACGAACTGGAGCAGCTGGCCGCGCGTACCGGCTGTATTCCGCACGCCATCGACGTCTCTGACGTGGCGGCGCTGACTGAACTGTGCCAGAACCTGGAGATCGACATTCTGGTTAACAACGCCGGCGTCTCGCACCCGGGCTCAATCCTGCAGTCCGAAGCGCAGCATATTGAGACCCAGGTCGACGTTAACCTGCGTGCGGTGCTGCACCTGTGCCGCCTGCTGGTGCCGGGCATGGTCGATCGCGATCGCGGCCACGTCATCAACATCACCTCGATTGCCGCGATCTACAACTTCGGTGGCAACTCGATCTACCACGCCACCAAAGCCGGTGTACATGCGCTGTCGCGCCAGCTGCGCGTCGACTGCTACGGCAAGCGCGTGCGCATCACCGAAGTGTGTCCGGGACGCGTTGCCACCGACATCTTCGGCAACGTCAGCGGCGATAAAGAGGGCGCGCGTAAGCAGTTTATCGACGGCTTCGAGCTGCCGACGGCCAAAGACATTGCCGACACCGTGGCCTTCGCCATCGCGGCACCGGTGGCGGTGAACATTGGCAATATCGAGATCACCCCGACGCTGCAGGTGCCGGGCGGGCTGTCCATCATGCGTCCCGGTGATGCACCGCGCTAA
- a CDS encoding LamB/YcsF family protein gives MRAIDLNADLGEGFGDWRMGDDAGLMALISSANVACGFHAGDAAIMAASVALARRHGVDLGAHVGFPDLAGFGRRRMQIDTATLAHYVTYQLGALAAFARVEGYPLSHMSFHGALGNMAAEDDALARPLLAAVQAFDPDIIISTTAGNAVERCARELGLRVACTFLADRAYQANGLLVPRGEPGAVIHDPLLVSQRVLTLLQTGSINAIDGTLLAMDISSVLLHGDTPGALQLIAQLRQDIANAGGEIIPISKHSYE, from the coding sequence ATGAGAGCCATTGATCTTAACGCCGATCTCGGCGAAGGCTTTGGTGACTGGCGCATGGGCGATGACGCCGGACTGATGGCACTGATCAGCTCTGCCAACGTCGCCTGCGGGTTTCACGCCGGGGATGCGGCGATCATGGCGGCCAGCGTGGCGCTGGCCAGACGCCACGGCGTCGATCTCGGGGCGCACGTTGGCTTCCCCGACCTGGCCGGTTTTGGCCGCCGCCGCATGCAGATTGATACCGCCACCCTGGCGCATTATGTCACTTATCAGCTGGGAGCGCTGGCCGCCTTTGCCCGCGTAGAGGGCTACCCGCTCAGCCATATGAGCTTTCACGGCGCGCTGGGCAATATGGCCGCCGAGGACGACGCGCTGGCGCGACCGCTGCTGGCGGCGGTGCAGGCGTTCGATCCTGACATCATTATCAGCACCACCGCCGGTAACGCCGTTGAACGCTGCGCCCGCGAGCTGGGGCTGCGGGTGGCCTGTACCTTCCTGGCGGACCGCGCCTATCAGGCAAACGGGCTGCTGGTACCGCGCGGCGAGCCAGGGGCGGTGATCCACGATCCGTTGCTGGTCAGCCAGCGCGTGCTGACGCTGTTGCAGACCGGCAGCATCAACGCCATTGACGGCACGCTGCTGGCGATGGACATCTCGTCGGTTTTACTGCATGGCGATACCCCGGGTGCGCTGCAACTGATCGCACAACTGCGCCAGGATATTGCGAATGCGGGCGGGGAAATCATCCCGATATCGAAACATTCCTATGAATAA
- a CDS encoding biotin-dependent carboxyltransferase family protein, whose translation MIVIERTTALTSVQDTGRFGALHYGVGTAGAMDPLALRLGNALLGNQPDDAAIEVPLFPFRLRFTRDCAFALSGGDSSATLGERRIPAWWVAQARAGDVLTLHASRFSARSYLHLPGGVDVPPVLGSRSTQLRGEFGGFHGRGLQQGDCLSPCLTDWQGATDFGIAPPRLALSDNPTGIPQVRVLPAAEYRAFTDASVARFWQQQWRVTPQSNRYGYRLEGEGLVAKTPLEMRSHGIIPGVIQVTHSGQPIIQMRDAQPSGGYPKLGTVIDADMWLLGQVPVGSSVQFVEVNWQQAEGAGRERQQWLDALCQRIEDYRLCPQQA comes from the coding sequence ATGATCGTTATCGAACGTACCACCGCGCTGACCAGCGTGCAGGACACCGGCCGCTTTGGCGCGCTGCACTACGGCGTCGGCACCGCCGGTGCAATGGATCCGCTGGCGCTGCGCCTTGGCAACGCGCTGCTCGGCAATCAGCCGGACGACGCGGCCATCGAAGTGCCGCTGTTCCCGTTCCGTCTGCGCTTCACCCGCGACTGCGCCTTTGCCCTCAGCGGTGGCGACAGCAGCGCCACGCTGGGCGAGCGGCGCATCCCGGCCTGGTGGGTGGCGCAGGCGCGCGCCGGTGACGTGCTGACCCTGCACGCCTCGCGCTTCTCCGCACGCAGCTACCTGCACCTGCCGGGCGGCGTGGACGTACCGCCTGTACTTGGCTCGCGCAGCACCCAGCTGCGCGGCGAGTTTGGTGGTTTTCATGGCCGTGGCCTGCAGCAGGGTGACTGCCTCAGCCCGTGCCTGACGGACTGGCAGGGTGCTACCGACTTTGGTATCGCGCCGCCACGGCTGGCGCTGAGCGATAACCCGACCGGTATTCCGCAGGTGCGGGTGCTTCCCGCCGCCGAATACCGCGCCTTTACCGATGCCTCAGTAGCCCGATTCTGGCAGCAGCAGTGGCGCGTCACGCCGCAGAGCAACCGCTATGGCTACCGGCTGGAAGGCGAGGGCCTGGTGGCGAAAACCCCGCTGGAGATGCGTTCTCACGGCATCATCCCCGGGGTTATCCAGGTGACCCACAGCGGTCAGCCGATTATTCAGATGCGCGATGCCCAGCCCAGCGGCGGCTATCCGAAACTCGGCACGGTGATCGACGCCGATATGTGGCTGCTCGGCCAGGTGCCGGTGGGCAGCAGCGTGCAGTTTGTGGAAGTGAACTGGCAGCAGGCGGAGGGCGCCGGGCGCGAGCGTCAGCAGTGGCTTGATGCCCTGTGCCAGCGTATTGAAGACTACCGGCTGTGCCCACAGCAGGCCTGA
- the pxpB gene encoding 5-oxoprolinase subunit PxpB, with protein sequence MDPARQLQTPQISWLGTHAVLFEAPGELSLENQQRIWALADYAQELNAIRGVVPGMNNLMLVFGPQLREGASLFEQLQRQWQRGESKTFSGRVIELDVTYGGEPGPHICDVAEHTGMTIQEIVQRHSEPLYPVYALGSHPGYCYLGNMDPAIATPRRSTPVQSIPGGSVSIGGVQTGVSASPGPSGWNTIGRTDFVFFDAHAESPVRLQPGDSIRFRVSRVLA encoded by the coding sequence ATGGATCCAGCACGTCAGTTACAGACCCCGCAAATCAGCTGGCTTGGCACCCACGCGGTGCTGTTCGAAGCCCCCGGTGAACTCAGCCTGGAAAACCAGCAGCGCATCTGGGCGCTGGCGGACTACGCGCAGGAGCTCAACGCCATCCGTGGCGTCGTGCCGGGCATGAATAATCTGATGCTGGTGTTCGGCCCGCAGCTGCGCGAAGGCGCATCGCTGTTCGAACAATTGCAGCGCCAGTGGCAGCGCGGCGAGAGCAAAACCTTCTCCGGCCGCGTCATCGAACTGGACGTCACCTACGGCGGTGAGCCCGGCCCGCACATCTGTGACGTTGCCGAACACACCGGCATGACCATTCAGGAGATCGTCCAGCGCCACAGCGAACCGCTTTATCCGGTTTACGCCCTCGGCAGCCATCCCGGCTACTGCTACCTCGGCAATATGGATCCGGCGATCGCCACCCCGCGCCGCAGCACGCCGGTGCAGAGCATTCCCGGTGGATCGGTATCAATAGGTGGCGTGCAAACCGGCGTCTCGGCTTCGCCAGGCCCCAGCGGCTGGAACACCATCGGCCGCACTGATTTCGTCTTCTTTGATGCCCACGCCGAATCCCCGGTGCGGCTGCAACCCGGCGACAGCATTCGCTTTCGGGTAAGCCGGGTGCTGGCATGA